From a region of the Lactuca sativa cultivar Salinas chromosome 4, Lsat_Salinas_v11, whole genome shotgun sequence genome:
- the LOC111907018 gene encoding uncharacterized protein LOC111907018, with protein MEHYKSRNNDFFHFTNPHDDASELDDDDDYDELQYDDVDDDRSCDFNFYNFRPIGIGSTPYPPPNSQPSGVMNENDTVTTSMEKLGTFDYGALFFHLDNTMKNLSDTLHHTIEGIGTQISSLEDETCKIDNHVEDLKNFTEKYHGTTHMKLRKMHNVLQEVQDDVLFLKDKHEIAETKLQLAKLQGSKRDKEPAAQTNSHHQQPLPSPQSSFHTPLLNQPPSNGVTFSQDSQFPHFTQSYLPNSSQGILSPQNHPFLSHHSQETPKMSSFSHSKPDRWGSSQEHEEGLSHFMHVQSSRNYKSEFHAKYMPEFASFSNNEPPFPSNYTHTPEAQPLPHALPTAVDVEDRLSTEGNGNIIPVDDIVDKVTAMGFRKDLVRASVRKLTENGSSVDLNTVLDKMMNNK; from the exons ATGGAACATTATAAGTCCCGAAACAACGATTTCTTCCACTTCACAAACCCTCACGATGATGCAAGTGAGCTAGATGATGATGACGATTACGATGAACTGCAATACGACGATGTCGATGATGATCGTAGCTGTGATTTTAATTTCTATAATTTTCGTCCCATCGGGATCGGGAGTACTCCATATCCGCCTCCTAATTCCCAG CCAAGTGGTGTGATGAACGAGAATGATACTGTGACTACATCCATGGAGAAACTCGGGACCTTTGACTATGGGGCCTTGTTTTTTCACTTAGACAATACAATGAAGAACCTTTCTGATACACTTCATCACACAATTGAAGGTATTGGCACACAAATCTCTAGCCTTGAAGATGAAACTTGCAAAATTGATAACCATGTAGAGGATTTGAAGAACTTCACAGAAAAGTATCACGGGACAACCCACATGAAGCTAAGGAagatgcataatgttttacaaGAG GTACAAGATGATGTCTTATTTTTGAAAGACAAACATGAAATAGCAGAAACAAAGCTTCAGCTTGCTAAACTTCAAGGTTCAAAGAGAGACAAAGAACCTGCTGCTCAAACAAATTCACACCACCAGCAACCATTGCCTTCTCCACAGTCATCTTTTCATACACCACTTCTCAACCAACCACCATCAAATGGTGTAACTTTCTCACAAGACTCTCAGTTTCCACATTTTACACAATCATACCTTCCAAATTCATCTCAAGGCATTCTTAGTCCTCAAAATCATCCTTTTTTAAGCCATCATTCTCAAGAAACACCTAAAATGTCATCTTTTAGCCATTCTAAACCAGACAGATGGGGCTCCAGTCAAGAACATGAAGAGGGTTTGTCCCACTTTATGCATGTCCAATCTTCAAGAAACTACAAATCTGAGTTTCATGCTAAGTATATGCCAGAATTTGCTAGCTTTTCCAACAATGAACCACCATTTCCAAGTAATTACACTCATACCCCTGAGGCCCAACCACTGCCTCATGCATTGCCAACTGCTGTTGATGTAGAAGACAGGTTAAGTACAGAAGGGAATGGTAATATAATTCCAGTAGATGATATAGTTGATAAGGTCACAGCAATGGGTTTCAGGAAGGACCTTGTAAGAGCTTCTGTGAGAAAACTCACAGAAAATGGTTCTTCTGTGGATCTTAATACAGTTCTTGATAAGATGATGAACAACAAATGA